In Saccharothrix syringae, the following are encoded in one genomic region:
- a CDS encoding serine hydrolase domain-containing protein yields MDTQRISSRLAALARAHHVPGLQFAVHHDGRTWAHEVGLPADAAVPVGSITKTFTATVAMALVSDGDLDLDAPLSDHLPAVADELTLRHLLSHTGGLPSNPEDVRTTSLRRHVEQAVRDLDPLHRPGENFSYSNIGYSLVGHLIEVATGMSWWEAVEAVLLRPLGIRPRFTAGPGANDDVVPGHAVSRGRAVPLRQSLNPVDAPAGALAASATDLVALGRVLGGAPPHLVAPHDLDLMRTPVHAEPFGMADGWGLGLALFQRDGVRWVGHDGTADGTSCHLRINPGDGTAVALTTNASTGFALWRDLVPELAEAGLPVADYDGMRNLNHRIPPPRDCTGRFRNGDVEYAVQAVDRERLALTVDGEPFADLSLFDGLVFAMRDSETGDTNQTGRFLRDPGDGSIRWIQIGGRLALKHVPEMA; encoded by the coding sequence ATGGACACCCAGAGGATCTCGTCTCGATTAGCCGCGCTCGCCCGTGCCCACCACGTGCCGGGCCTGCAGTTCGCCGTGCACCACGACGGCCGGACCTGGGCCCACGAGGTCGGCCTCCCGGCCGACGCCGCGGTCCCCGTCGGCTCCATCACCAAGACGTTCACCGCGACCGTCGCGATGGCCCTGGTCTCCGACGGGGACCTCGACCTCGACGCGCCGCTGTCGGACCACCTGCCCGCGGTGGCGGACGAGCTGACCCTGCGGCACCTGCTCAGCCACACCGGCGGCCTGCCGTCGAATCCCGAGGACGTGCGCACCACGTCGCTGCGCCGCCACGTGGAGCAGGCGGTCCGCGACCTGGACCCGCTGCACCGGCCCGGTGAGAACTTCTCCTACTCCAACATCGGCTACTCCCTGGTCGGCCACCTGATCGAGGTGGCGACCGGGATGTCCTGGTGGGAGGCGGTGGAGGCGGTCCTGCTGCGCCCGCTGGGCATCCGACCGCGGTTCACCGCGGGCCCCGGCGCGAACGACGACGTCGTCCCCGGCCACGCCGTGAGCCGCGGCCGGGCGGTGCCGCTGCGGCAGTCGCTGAACCCGGTCGACGCGCCCGCGGGCGCGCTCGCGGCCAGCGCGACCGACCTGGTGGCCCTGGGCCGCGTGCTCGGCGGCGCCCCGCCGCACCTGGTCGCGCCCCACGACCTGGACCTGATGCGCACCCCGGTGCACGCCGAGCCGTTCGGCATGGCCGACGGCTGGGGCCTGGGCCTGGCGCTGTTCCAGCGGGACGGGGTGCGCTGGGTCGGCCACGACGGCACCGCCGACGGCACCTCCTGCCACCTGCGGATCAACCCCGGCGACGGCACCGCGGTGGCGCTGACCACCAACGCGAGCACCGGCTTCGCGCTGTGGCGCGACCTCGTCCCGGAACTCGCCGAGGCCGGCCTCCCGGTGGCCGATTACGACGGAATGCGCAACCTGAACCACCGCATCCCGCCGCCCCGGGACTGCACCGGCCGCTTCCGCAACGGGGACGTCGAATACGCGGTGCAGGCCGTGGACCGGGAGCGGCTGGCGCTCACGGTGGACGGCGAGCCGTTCGCGGACCTGTCGCTGTTCGACGGCCTGGTGTTCGCGATGCGGGATTCCGAGACCGGCGACACCAACCAGACCGGGCGATTCCTTCGGGATCCCGGAGACGGCAGCATCCGGTGGATCCAGATCGGCGGCCGGCTCGCGCTCAAGCACGTCCCGGAAATGGCCTGA
- a CDS encoding GTP pyrophosphokinase, with translation MDVGVADDLLRRSLVVHKFAVDELMTKLRILGEEFDLVHRHDPIEHVTHRVKRPDAILDKLRRKGLPADLSLAADHLDDVAGVRVVCPFVSDVYRVRDMLARQSDVEILKTKDYIARPKPNGYRSLHLIVRIPVFLSDRVEHVKVEVQLRTIAMDFWATLEHKLYYKYDDQVPAGFVDELTTTAAMAAELDARMEALHLAVQRDD, from the coding sequence ATGGACGTCGGTGTGGCGGACGACCTGCTCCGGCGGTCTCTCGTGGTGCACAAGTTCGCCGTGGACGAGCTGATGACCAAGCTCCGCATCCTCGGCGAGGAGTTCGACCTCGTCCACCGCCACGACCCCATCGAGCACGTCACCCACCGGGTCAAGCGGCCCGACGCGATCCTGGACAAGCTCCGGCGCAAGGGCCTGCCCGCCGACCTGTCGCTGGCCGCCGACCACCTCGACGACGTGGCGGGCGTGCGGGTGGTCTGCCCCTTCGTCTCCGACGTCTACCGGGTGCGGGACATGCTGGCGCGGCAGAGCGACGTGGAGATCCTGAAGACCAAGGACTACATCGCGCGGCCCAAGCCCAACGGCTACCGCAGCCTGCACCTGATCGTGCGCATCCCGGTGTTCCTGTCCGACCGGGTCGAGCACGTCAAGGTCGAGGTCCAGCTCCGGACCATCGCGATGGACTTCTGGGCCACGCTGGAGCACAAGCTCTACTACAAGTACGACGACCAGGTGCCGGCCGGCTTCGTCGACGAGCTGACCACCACCGCCGCCATGGCGGCCGAGCTGGACGCCCGCATGGAGGCGCTGCACCTGGCGGTCCAGCGCGACGACTGA